A single window of Oncorhynchus clarkii lewisi isolate Uvic-CL-2024 chromosome 10, UVic_Ocla_1.0, whole genome shotgun sequence DNA harbors:
- the LOC139419244 gene encoding zinc finger protein 541-like — MLTHQKRKQFRCAEPGCQKSYCDSHSLKRHYISQHGLPLIPPMSQSPPNPSHPAHSATTQWEHVDSAAYLGGLTAHCNYRPMFLTQPKPTSDTQQKVADYSGFFSFNSYKGFAPPSGLQLNNYSEQNISQSRPILVLDTWMQQSDKGPCSECPGELNPPQWAPEPSNITATLPSLLPGVDGPSPHGWESVVDFPVSDLQVLEEMLSCHPCSEAGNRECLVKPASPEKSYSPSKQEQSTYGQMNSDGKPQVNTQLHSFEPTASSDSSVTSMSFPNTVFIHSSSSLPNKPNPVQPIPPPPAIVLPCLYSVQKSETCNTKSDSKRKRERRKKGRTVELPAPPLPTPRPTSLLAPRRPRPRPHYLVSPSQVAMASFSSDSNPRQTFQGRNVSVPGEGQQCSDGIFPSFHKTEQSYKARSSSRPCAPSIKMEPYSPEPGERAPQTPRSPSRTEDMPLSPLVIPVSVPVSAKTDPDTPSSLNAENPQNGSGRSKRSRRLDFMKTLIIPPPMLPQPSPRRLLGEEGGGAPWCRAAGGYPSQLRSPMYLADHLLNPSFQPPPYTPPPMLSPLRPGTGLYFSTVPWLHPGPPLPSSYTASLDGADGISLMMDDTVVNIEPRINVGQRFQAEIPPIRNLLLMLYDEHPAQLVWAPWGDISSNVETQKGVTKLIDLCCSSVLPGGGTNTELALHCLHEVQGDILAALDLLLVRGDFRSSTHPLCDYHYPGSDDWSPQEKKLFRKALLTHEKDFQLIHSVLQTKSVTQCVEYYYAMKKLKKFKQRSRGSDKKEAVGEELQMESPGCCEDNHVGRRVPRRTLTKPGNGTKGVQEEQTTTGGALEYICRECGRVFDKVKSRSAHMKTHRQQEREWLTRYVWPMGCPADNPHQGDPGQDSAKVPLLYCTRGVLYST, encoded by the exons ATGTTGACCCATCAGAAACGCAAGCAGTTCCGATGTGCTGAACCTGGGTGCCAGAAGAGCTACTGTGATTCTCACTCCCTGAAGCGCCACTATATCTCTCAGCATGGTCTCCCTCTCATCCCGCCCATGTCCCAAAGCCCCCCGAACCCAAGCCACCCAGCCCACTCTGCTACTACCCAGTGGGAGCATGTGGATAGTGCTGCATATTTGGGAGGTTTGACAGCTCACTGTAATTACCGTCCCATGTTCCTGACCCAACCCAAACCGACATCAGACACTCAACAGAAGGTTGCTGATTACTCTGGCTTTTTCAGCTTCAACAGTTACAAGGGGTTTGCTCCTCCAAGTGGCTTACAACTGAACAACTACTCAGAGCAGAACATCTCTCAGTCAAGGCCTATCTTAGTCCTGGACACCTGGATGCAGCAGTCTGACAAAGGTCCTTGTAGTGAGTGCCCAGGCGAATTAAATCCACCCCAGTGGGCCCCTGAGCCTAGTAACATCACTGCTACTTTACCATCACTACTTCCTGGAGTGGATGGCCCAAGTCCTCATGGCTGGGAGAGTGTAGTTGACTTCCCTGTATCTGACCTCCAAGTGCTTGAAGAAATGTTGTCCTGTCATCCCTGTAGTGAGGCTGGTAACCGGGAGTGTTTAGTGAAGCCAGCGTCCCCGGAGAAGAGCTACTCTCCATCTAAGCAGGAGCAGTCGACTTATGGCCAGATGAACTCGGATGGAAAACCCCAAGTTAACACTCAGCTGCACTCTTTTGAACCAACAGCAAGCTCAGATTCCAGTGTAACATCTATGTCGTTTCCCAACACTGTTTTCATCCACTCAAGCTCAAGTCTTCCAAACAAGCCCAACCCAGTCCAACCTATCCCGCCGCCACCAGCCATCGTCCTACCCTGCCTCTACAGTGTGCAGAAGTCAGAGACTTGCAATACAAAGAGCGacagtaagagaaagagagagaggaggaagaaggggaggactGTAGAGCTTCCTGCTCCACCTCTCCCCACACCTCGCCCCACCTCTCTCCTGGCTCCCCGACGTCCCCGCCCTCGGCCACACTACCTCGTCTCTCCAAGCCAGGTGGCTATGGCCTCTTTTAGCTCAGACAGCAACCCTCGGCAGACCTTCCAG GGAAGAAATGTCAGTGTGCCAGGAGAGGGACAACAGTGTAGTGACGG GATATTCCCTAGCTTTCACAAGACAGAACAGAGCTACAAGGCCAGGTCCTCAAGTAGACCATGTGCACCCTCTATTAAAATGGAACCTTACTCTCCAGAG CCTGGAGAGAGAGCACCACAGACTCCGAGGTCTCCATCTAGAACAGAAGACATGCCTCTGTCTCCTTTGGTCATCCCTGTTTCAGTTCCAGTCTCTGCGAAGACTGATCCTGACACTCCTTCATCACTCAAT GCAGAGAACCCTCAGAATGGTTCAGGGAGGTCAAAGAGGAGCCGACGTCTTGACTTCATGAAGACTCTGATCATTCCTCCCCCCATGCTCCCACAGCCGTCCCCACGGAGGCTCCTAGGCGAGGAGGGTGGGGGTGCTCCCTGGTGTCGTGCAGCAGGCGGCTACCCCAGTCAGCTACGCTCCCCCATGTACCTGGCAGACCACCTGCTCAACCCCAGCTTCCAGCCTCCTCCATACACACCCCCACCCATGCTGAGCCCCCTACGCCCAGGGACCGGCCTGTACTTCAGCACAGTGCCTTGGCTTCACCCCGGCCCTCCTCTGCCCAGCAGCTACACCGCCTCTTTGG ATGGAGCTGATGGAATCTCCTTGATGATGGACGACACAGTGGTCAACATAGAGCC GAGAATCAACGTGGGCCAACGTTTCCAGGCTGAGATCCCACCCATTCGTAACCTGCTTTTAATGCTATATGACGAGCACCCTGCTCAGCTTGTCTGGGCTCCATGGGGAGACATATCCAGCAACGTGGAAACACAAAAAGGGG TGACTAAACTGATAGACTTGTGCTGTTCCAGCGTGCTGCCAGGAGGGGGCACCAACACAGAGCTGGCCCTCCACTGTCTGCATGAGGTGCAGGGAGACATTCTG GCTGCACTTGATTTACTGTTAGTCAGGGGAGACTTCCGTTCCTCAACACACCCTTTGTGTGACTATCACTACCCAG GTTCAGATGATTGGAGTCCTCAAGAGAAGAAACTATTTCGTAAAGCGCTGCTCACCCATGAGAAGGACTTCCAGCTTATTCACAGTGTG TTACAGACTAAGTCCGTGACGCAGTGTGTGGAGTACTACTATGCAATGAAGAAGCTCAAGAAGTTCAAGCAACGCAGTCGAGGATCAGACAAAAAGGAAGCAGTTGGTGAAGAGCTT CAGATGGAGTCACCTGGCTGTTGTGAGGACAACCATGTGGGACGGAGAGTGCCCAGGAGGACACTTACTAAACCAGGGAACGGGACTAAAGGGGTACAGGAGGAGCAGACTACCACAGGAGGTGCTTTGGAGTACATCTGTCGAGAGTGTGGGCG GGTATTTGACAAGGTGAAGAGTCGTAGTGCTCATATGAAAACCCACCGGCAGCAGGAGAGGGAGTGGCTGACCAGGTATGTCTGGCCTATGGGCTGCCCTGCAGACAACCCTCATCAAGGAGATCCCGGCCAGGACTCTGCCAAGGTGCCTTTACTCTACTGTACGAGAGGAGTCCTCTATAGTACATAG